One Triticum dicoccoides isolate Atlit2015 ecotype Zavitan chromosome 5B, WEW_v2.0, whole genome shotgun sequence genomic window carries:
- the LOC119311630 gene encoding uncharacterized protein LOC119311630, whose protein sequence is MGREKLHKQPSGRLIESLKMERVRTILTHRYPYPHEHSRHFMIAVIVGWLFLLSSDNLQTLIMKLDKNFKWWSMYACLIGFFYFFSSPFIRKTIKPNYSNFSRWYVAWIFLAALYHLPSFQSMGLDLRMNLSLFLTIYISSLVFLIVFHVIFLGLWYLGLVSRMAEKKPEMLTIIQNCAVISIACCVFYSHCGNRTLSRDKSIDRRTASWVAFSLWRKQNEDNTLISKLLRMHKFKDQICSSWFAPVGSASDYPLLSKWAIYGELASNGSEHSNIISPVYSLWATFIGLYMANYVVERSTGWALTHPLTISEYENLKKLLKPDFEDMVPWYSGTSTDLFKTVFDLMISVTLFVGRFDMRMMQAAMNKTPDESKSSDLLYDHLDGKDELWFDFIADTGDGGNSTYAIARLLAQPSLVVKSDDSRLIFPRGELLLIGGDLAYPNPCSFTYERRFFCPFEYALQPPAWYTPDHIALEKPELPLGVSELRQYSGPQCFMIPGNHDWFDGLNTFMRYVCHKSWLGGWFLPQKRSYFALKLPNGWWVFGLDQALHGDIDVYQFKFFAELCQQKVGEHDSVILITHEPNWLLDWYWGDKTGKNVTYLIREYLKGRCKLRMAGDLHHYMRHSCTESKEPVHVQHLLVNGCGGAFLHPTHVFENFKECYGNKYETKAVYPSYEDSSKIALGNILKFRRKNWQFDVIGGFVYFVLVFSMFPQCDSFRILHEDSWDGRVNSFFNATWNAIFEILEHSYVSLAGVLTLLTVSFFFVPTKLSRRRRALLGFLHAAAHITSAVLLMLLMELGIEICIRNHLLATSGYHTLYEWYRQAESEHFPDPTGLRARLEQWTFGLYPACIKYLMSAFDIPEVMAVTRSTICRKGIESLPRGGAIIYYVSVFLYFWVLSTPVVSMVFGSYLYVCINWFHIHFDEAFSSLRIANYKAFTRFHIKKNGDLEVFTLAVDKVPKEWMLDPDWDMEPKEPLQMSHSRRFPSKWRAASGWSDPTSVVRVVDQFVIPRTPVDPLLLDSAP, encoded by the exons ATGGGAAGAGAAAAGCTCCATAAGCAGCCCTCTGGTCGTCTGATTGAATCCCTTAAAATGGAGAGGGTTAGGACCATTCTGACTCATAGATACCCATACCCACATGAGCACTCAAGACATTTCATGATTGCTGTGATTGTTGGCTGGCTTTTCCTCCTTTCATCGGATAACTTACAAACCCTTATAATGAAACTGGACAAGAATTTTAAATGGTGGTCGATGTATGCCTGTTTGATTGGTTTCTTCTATTTCTTCTCATCGCCGTTTATTAGGAAGACTATCAAGCCAAACTATTCAAACTTTAGTCGCTG GTACGTTGCTTGGATATTCTTGGCAGCATTGTACCATCTCCCTAGTTTTCAGTCAATGGGGTTGGATTTGAGGATGAATCTTTCCCTCTTCCTCACTATTTATATTTCCTCTCTAGTTTTCTTGATCGTCTTCCACGTCATATTTCTTGGACTCTGGTATTTGGGTCTTGTTTCTCGCATGGCAGAGAAAAAGCCAGAGATGCTTACTATAATCCAAAATTGTGCA GTGATAAGTATAGCTTGCTGCGTGTTCTACAGCCACTGTGGTAACAGGACTCTTTCAAGGGATAAATCTATTGATCGTAGAACTGCTAGCTGGGTTGCATTTTCACTGTGGAGAAAGCAAAATGAGGACAATACACTGATTTCAAAGCTATTGCGGATGCATAAGTTTAAAGACCAGATTTGCTCGTCCTGGTTTGCTCCGGTTGGCTCTGCCAGTGATTACCCACTTCTCTCGAAATGGGCCATTTATGGAGAA TTAGCTTCCAATGGATCTGAACACTCGAACATCATTTCACCTGTCTACTCTTTGTGGGCCACATTCATTGGTCTTTACATGGCCAATTATGTCGTGGAGCGGTCAACTGG ATGGGCTCTTACTCATCCTTTAACAATTTCGGAGTATGAGAATCTGAAGAAACTGTTGAAACCAGATTTTGAGGACATGGTTCCTTGGTACTCTGG GACCTCAACAGATTTGTTCAAAACCGTTTTTGACCTCATGATATCTGTGACACTCTTTGTTGGTAGATTTGACATGCGTATGATGCAG GCTGCTATGAACAAAACTCCAGATGAATCTAAGAGCAGCGACCTTTTATACGATCATCTTGATGGGAAAGACGAACTTTGGTTTGACTTCATTGCAGATACCGGCGATGGTGGCAACTCTACATATGCTATAGCACGCTTACTTGCCCAACCTTCTTTAGTCGTAAAATCTGATGATTCCAGGCTTATATTTCCCCGTGGAGAACTACTACTTATTGGTGGAGACCTCGC ATATCCAAATCCATGCTCATTTACATATGAGCGGCGTTTTTTCTGTCCTTTTGAGTATGCTCTCCAGCCTCCTGCTTGGTACACGCCTGATCATATAGCATTGGAAAAACCTGAACTTCCTCTTGGAGTTTCTGAGCTCAGACAGTATAGTGGACCACAATGTTTTATGATTCCTGGAAACCATG ATTGGTTTGATGGACTGAACACATTCATGAGGTATGTCTGTCATAAGAGCTGGCTTGGTGGGTGGTTTTTGCCCCAGAAGAGGAGTTATTTTGCATTAAAGCTTCCGAATGGGTGGTGGGTTTTTGGTCTTGACCAAGCTCTACAtggcgacattgatgtgtaccagtTCAAGTTTTTTGCAGAATTATGTCAACAGAAG GTTGGAGAACATGATTCTGTAATTCTTATAACCCATGAGCCAAATTGGCTTCTTGACTGGTACTGGGGTGATAAAACTGGAAAAAACGTAACATATTTAATACGTGAGTACCTCAAGGGAAGATGTAAATTGCGGATGGCTGGTGACCTGCACCATTATATGCGTCATTCTTGCACTGAGTCCAAAGAACCAGTACATGTGCAACACTTGCTTGTAAATGGTTGTGGTGGAGCCTTTTTGCATCCAacacatgtcttcgagaacttcaaGGAATGCTATGGGAACAAGTATGAAACGAAGGCTGTATATCCTTCTTATGAAGATTCTAGCAAG ATTGCACTTGGTAATATTTTAAAATTCCGAAGGAAAAATTGGCAATTTGATGTCATTGGTGGTTTTGTGTATTTCGTGTTGGTCTTCTCAATGTTTCCACAG TGTGACTCGTTTCGTATCTTGCATGAAGACTCTTGGGATGGCCGTGTGAATAGTTTCTTCAATGCAACGTGGAATGCTATTTTTGAGATTCTCGAGCATTCTTATGTATCCCTAGCTGGTGTTCTTACTCTGTTGACGGTATCATTTTTCTTTGTACCCACAAAACTATCACGTAGAAGACGTGCCTTGCTTGGCTTTCTTCATGCTGCTGCTCATATAACTTCGGCAGTACTACTGATGCTGCTTATGGAACTGGGTATTGAGATATGCATCCGCAACCATCTACTAGCGACATCAG GCTACCACACCCTCTATGAATGGTACCGTCAGGCAGAAAGTGAACATTTCCCTGATCCCACGGGGCTTCGCGCTCGTCTGGAACAGTGGACTTTCGGACTTTATCCTGCGTGTATCAAGTACCTTATGTCTGCCTTCGACATCCCAGAG GTTATGGCAGTAACTAGAAGCACAATCTGCAGAAAAGGAATAGAGTCTCTCCCTCGGGGAGGCGCCATCATCTACTATGTGTCTGTCTTCCTCTACTTTTGGGTCTTGTCGACGCCCGTTGTGTCGATGGTGTTTGGGAGCTACTTATACGTGTGCATAAACTGGTTCCATATCCACTTTGACGAGGCCTTCTCCTCCCTGCGCATAGCAAATTATAAGGCGTTCACGCGGTTTCACATAAAAAAGAATGGAGATCTTGAGGTCTTCACCCTGGCTGTGGACAAG GTGCCGAAGGAGTGGATGCTGGATCCAGACTGGGATATGGAGCCCAAGGAGCCATTGCAGATGAGCCACAGCAGGAGGTTCCCGAGCAAATGGCGAGCCGCGTCGGGATGGTCGGATCCGACCAGCGTAGTTCGGGTTGTCGACCAGTTTGTCATTCCACGGACACCGGTAGATCCTCTTTTACTAGACTCTGCTCCGTGA